A stretch of the Myxosarcina sp. GI1 genome encodes the following:
- a CDS encoding Abi family protein yields MKFNKPHLTIEQQLALLEKRGLIVSDRERAKYYLGHLNYYRLSGYWYPFKQSPTINEFRPNTFFEDVLNLYIFDRQLRLLILDAIEQIEVSVRAKWAYYLCEKHGAHAHLNSNLFSNYKKHQNAIASLKKSVSKSHESFILHLTNTYEETLPPLWALVEIMTFGQLSYWFEMLKFRSDRNVVAREYDMDEKNFGSILHHLTVVRNKCAHHNRLWNCEFTIIPKLPNKRPAIVVKSLNPNQRRKIYNTLVILIYLLYLINPSNNWKNEFLALTNKHRIDLSQMGFPSDFESLTIWH; encoded by the coding sequence ATGAAGTTTAATAAACCTCATCTCACTATAGAACAACAACTAGCATTACTAGAGAAGCGTGGCTTAATTGTTTCGGATCGCGAACGAGCAAAATATTATTTAGGACATCTAAATTACTATCGATTGTCGGGTTATTGGTATCCCTTTAAGCAAAGTCCTACGATAAATGAATTTCGTCCCAACACTTTTTTTGAAGATGTTCTCAACCTTTACATATTCGATCGCCAACTACGTTTGCTAATTTTAGATGCTATCGAACAAATTGAAGTTTCGGTGCGGGCAAAATGGGCATATTATTTGTGCGAAAAACATGGAGCGCACGCCCATCTAAACAGTAATCTTTTCAGTAATTATAAAAAACATCAAAACGCGATAGCCAGCCTCAAAAAGAGCGTGTCCAAAAGCCACGAAAGCTTTATATTGCATTTAACCAATACCTATGAGGAAACTTTACCACCACTATGGGCATTAGTTGAAATTATGACTTTCGGTCAACTTTCATACTGGTTTGAAATGCTAAAGTTTCGTTCGGATAGAAATGTAGTAGCCCGCGAATATGACATGGATGAAAAAAATTTTGGCTCGATTCTGCATCATCTAACAGTAGTCAGAAACAAATGCGCTCATCATAATAGATTGTGGAATTGTGAATTTACAATTATTCCAAAATTACCTAACAAACGACCCGCTATTGTTGTCAAAAGTCTCAATCCGAATCAAAGACGTAAAATATACAATACACTTGTAATTTTAATCTATTTATTATATTTAATAAATCCAAGTAATAATTGGAAAAATGAGTTTTTAGCGTTGACTAACAAACATAGAATTGACTTGAGCCAAATGGGATTTCCAAGTGATTTTGAAAGTCTAACAATTTGGCATTGA